One window of the Pseudomonas sp. S04 genome contains the following:
- a CDS encoding ArnT family glycosyltransferase translates to MTRPAPLLFLLAALLFFFALGNHQLQGSTEARVAGIAMQMHLDNDWVTPRLLDQAFLEKPPLSLWLDAAAIRTFGGTPWAVRLASAFAGLFSVMLLYGALRRFGRPKVVAFGAGIMLATMGSYWGNVRGVGEDALLSLGVSLALLAFYQAHRQQAAQQSAKASWMVFALGIAIATLSKGVLGLAMPGVVIFAFLVAESLIDKRFTPARWVRPALMTVFGLIPLLIWLCMLYQRGGASALAEVLLTNSVGRFNGSFVEAGHYEPFYYYLGKLPEAFLPWNILVYLGLWHFRKSLANNRYLLFFTLWLLAQFLMLTLASSKRTVYLMSMTPAAAVIAAEYAAVLFERLREHTTASNWLGKVARCRRAIAIGLLSLVIAAYLGAAQWAAPRADRSLSFLPLMQQIQALQAEGRQVALYQANERTAGASVFYTRSMLRNLQTEAELTAYLGTSPSHVALIASDQEPAPPLQVLQKMSVSRQAYYFVGE, encoded by the coding sequence ATGACGCGCCCAGCTCCGTTGTTATTCCTGCTCGCCGCCCTGCTGTTTTTCTTCGCCCTGGGCAATCACCAACTGCAAGGCTCCACCGAAGCCCGGGTCGCCGGAATTGCCATGCAGATGCACCTGGACAATGACTGGGTGACCCCCCGCCTGCTCGACCAAGCTTTTCTGGAAAAACCACCCCTGAGCCTGTGGCTCGATGCGGCGGCGATTCGCACGTTTGGCGGCACGCCCTGGGCGGTGCGCCTGGCGTCGGCCTTTGCCGGGTTGTTCAGCGTGATGCTGCTGTATGGGGCGCTGCGCCGCTTTGGCCGACCCAAGGTGGTCGCCTTCGGCGCCGGGATCATGCTGGCCACCATGGGCAGTTACTGGGGCAATGTGCGCGGAGTCGGTGAAGATGCGCTGCTGAGCCTGGGGGTCAGCCTGGCGTTGCTGGCCTTTTATCAGGCCCATCGACAACAGGCCGCCCAGCAGAGTGCCAAGGCCAGCTGGATGGTGTTCGCGCTCGGCATCGCCATCGCCACGTTGAGCAAGGGCGTGCTCGGCCTGGCGATGCCGGGAGTGGTGATCTTTGCCTTCCTGGTGGCTGAGAGCCTGATCGACAAGCGCTTCACACCGGCGCGCTGGGTACGCCCGGCACTGATGACCGTGTTCGGTCTGATTCCGCTGCTGATCTGGCTGTGCATGCTCTACCAGCGCGGCGGCGCATCGGCCCTGGCCGAGGTGCTGCTGACCAACAGCGTCGGGCGTTTTAATGGCTCGTTCGTCGAGGCCGGCCACTACGAGCCGTTCTACTACTACCTGGGCAAACTGCCAGAAGCCTTCCTGCCGTGGAACATCCTGGTCTACCTGGGGCTGTGGCACTTTCGCAAAAGCCTGGCGAACAACCGTTACCTGCTGTTCTTCACCCTGTGGCTGCTGGCGCAGTTCCTGATGCTGACCCTGGCGTCGAGCAAACGCACGGTGTACCTGATGTCGATGACACCCGCCGCCGCAGTGATTGCGGCGGAATATGCCGCAGTGCTGTTCGAGCGCCTGCGCGAGCACACCACGGCGAGCAATTGGCTGGGCAAGGTCGCGCGTTGCCGCCGGGCTATCGCCATTGGCCTGCTCAGCCTGGTCATTGCGGCGTACCTGGGTGCCGCCCAATGGGCCGCGCCGCGCGCAGACCGGAGCTTGTCATTCCTGCCGCTGATGCAACAGATCCAGGCGCTCCAAGCCGAGGGTCGGCAAGTGGCGCTGTACCAGGCCAACGAACGAACGGCCGGGGCATCCGTGTTCTACACCCGGAGCATGCTCAGGAATCTACAGACAGAAGCCGAGTTGACCGCCTACCTGGGCACTTCTCCCTCCCACGTAGCGCTGATCGCCAGCGACCAGGAGCCCGCGCCGCCGCTGCAGGTACTGCAGAAAATGTCGGTGAGCCGGCAGGCGTATTACTTTGTGGGGGAGTAA
- a CDS encoding DUF2252 domain-containing protein codes for MTTVKDRLKQGKDARKHCPRSSQAQHQQSERDPIPLIRASSEGRVQSLVALRYGRMLVSPFTFYRGNALLQAHDLSRTPDMGLRSTICGDCHLMNFGGFATPERNLLFSVNDFDEVHPGPWEWDLKRLVASFLIAARDLRHGATVEENVCRQLIGAYQQSMAVCAEQSALEIWYDSITYDDLLRQARSDNTLEHVQRAMEKAERRTHAELLPKICERDNQGRLLIRDDLPEIFHLHNTTTLLDADDAWLRLADWRPLYDTLMRDYRSTLAGDRRELLARFQVQDLAFKVVGVGSVGTRCMVALMTDNQERPLFLQIKEARRSVLADYVKSRSRARHNGQRVVEGQRLMQSASDLFLGWTTGPHGRHFYVRQLRDMKVSAELETFDDETFAAYARTCGRALARAHAKASGQAALISGYIGKSDTLADALYQYALAYSDQNERDFERFQQACRKGRLLARSEADFAADHLP; via the coding sequence ATGACCACCGTCAAAGACCGTCTCAAACAAGGCAAGGATGCGCGCAAGCACTGCCCGCGCAGTTCCCAGGCGCAGCACCAGCAGAGCGAGCGCGATCCGATTCCGTTGATCAGGGCTTCCAGTGAGGGCCGGGTGCAGTCGTTGGTGGCTTTGCGTTACGGGCGCATGCTGGTGTCGCCGTTCACTTTCTACCGGGGCAACGCCTTGCTGCAGGCCCACGACCTGTCCCGCACGCCGGACATGGGCTTGCGTTCAACGATCTGTGGCGATTGTCACTTGATGAACTTCGGCGGTTTTGCCACCCCGGAGCGCAATCTGTTGTTCAGCGTCAATGACTTCGACGAGGTCCATCCGGGCCCTTGGGAGTGGGATCTCAAGCGCTTGGTGGCGAGTTTTCTGATTGCTGCGCGGGACCTGCGCCATGGGGCGACGGTGGAGGAGAATGTCTGTCGTCAGTTGATCGGCGCCTACCAGCAGAGCATGGCGGTGTGTGCCGAGCAGAGCGCCCTGGAAATCTGGTACGACTCGATTACCTACGACGATCTGCTGCGACAGGCGCGCTCGGACAACACCCTGGAACACGTGCAGCGAGCCATGGAAAAAGCCGAGCGCCGTACCCATGCCGAGTTGCTGCCGAAAATCTGTGAGCGGGATAACCAGGGCCGGTTGCTGATTCGCGATGACCTGCCGGAAATCTTCCACTTGCACAACACCACCACGTTGCTCGACGCCGACGACGCCTGGTTGCGCCTGGCCGATTGGCGGCCGCTGTATGACACCCTGATGCGCGATTATCGCAGCACTCTGGCCGGTGACCGCCGGGAGTTGCTGGCGCGTTTCCAGGTGCAGGACCTGGCCTTCAAGGTCGTTGGCGTGGGCAGCGTCGGCACCCGCTGCATGGTCGCGCTGATGACCGATAATCAGGAGCGTCCGCTGTTCCTGCAGATCAAGGAAGCCCGGCGTTCAGTGCTCGCCGACTACGTCAAAAGCAGATCCCGCGCCCGCCACAACGGCCAGCGCGTAGTGGAGGGACAACGCCTGATGCAGTCGGCCAGCGACCTGTTCCTGGGTTGGACCACTGGCCCCCATGGCCGGCATTTTTACGTGCGCCAGCTACGGGACATGAAGGTCTCGGCGGAGCTGGAAACCTTCGATGACGAAACCTTCGCCGCCTACGCGCGCACCTGTGGTCGAGCGCTGGCCCGCGCCCATGCCAAGGCCTCGGGGCAGGCGGCACTGATCAGTGGCTACATCGGCAAGAGCGATACCCTGGCCGACGCCCTGTACCAGTACGCCCTGGCCTACTCGGACCAGAACGAGCGCGACTTCGAGCGCTTCCAACAGGCCTGCCGCAAGGGCCGCCTGCTGGCCCGCTCGGAAGCGGACTTCGCCGCCGACCATCTCCCGTAA
- a CDS encoding YciI family protein has product MRFMIIIKASQDSEAGKMPSEALLTEMGNYNEELLKAGILLAGEGLHPSSKGARVRFRGDTHTVIDGPFAETKELIAGYWLWQVKSKEEAVEWVKRCPNPMPGTEAEIEIRQVFEMEDFGEELTQELREQEERVFGDGREGGRKC; this is encoded by the coding sequence ATGCGATTCATGATCATCATCAAAGCCAGCCAGGATTCCGAAGCCGGCAAAATGCCCAGCGAAGCACTGTTGACCGAGATGGGCAATTACAACGAAGAACTGCTCAAAGCCGGCATCCTCCTCGCCGGCGAAGGCCTGCACCCCAGCAGCAAAGGCGCACGGGTGCGCTTTAGGGGGGACACGCACACAGTTATCGATGGGCCGTTTGCCGAGACCAAGGAGCTGATTGCCGGGTATTGGCTGTGGCAGGTGAAGTCGAAAGAGGAGGCGGTTGAGTGGGTTAAGCGTTGCCCGAATCCGATGCCGGGGACTGAGGCTGAGATAGAGATTCGGCAGGTGTTTGAGATGGAGGATTTTGGGGAGGAGTTGACGCAGGAGTTGCGGGAGCAGGAGGAGCGGGTGTTTGGGGATGGGCGGGAGGGGGGGAGGAAGTGTTGA
- a CDS encoding HNH endonuclease yields MAIKAVSKERIGKALLEFDREYRSKSEWQGWENNLAHRYAVNVGGELYPAKKIVSLATGIAVGEFSGGRPTNSFLEKRGFTIVELPRGEGEPELQFTPEAVYDRKTEINGLFGGSQQSGIAASATHPAIFLFTGESGEQYGYADHWEGGAYFYTGEGQRGPMTLTRGNRAIAEHAVDGRALYLFKSLGKGNGYAYMGEFSCADMFTRTQPDVDGQDRAALVFRLVPSGISSGTMQAEVEDEADLPDSLAAARLAALAACKPGSDEVGQSAPRKIYQRSRKVAHYVLMRAQGECESCEKPAPFIKKDGTPYLEPHHVNRLSDGGLDHPRYVGAVCPSCHREIHSGVHGASVNERLKQRLEVIEG; encoded by the coding sequence GTGGCGATAAAAGCGGTTTCGAAGGAACGAATAGGCAAAGCTTTGCTGGAATTTGACCGTGAATACCGAAGTAAGAGCGAGTGGCAGGGCTGGGAAAATAATCTGGCCCACCGTTATGCCGTTAACGTCGGCGGTGAGCTGTATCCTGCGAAGAAAATAGTCTCCCTGGCTACCGGCATTGCTGTAGGAGAGTTCTCCGGTGGTCGTCCGACCAACAGCTTCCTAGAGAAGCGAGGCTTCACGATTGTGGAGCTACCGCGAGGGGAGGGTGAGCCAGAGTTACAGTTCACGCCGGAAGCTGTATACGACCGCAAAACTGAGATCAACGGACTGTTCGGCGGAAGCCAGCAGAGCGGCATTGCGGCGTCCGCTACCCACCCCGCGATTTTTTTGTTTACAGGTGAAAGCGGCGAGCAATATGGGTATGCCGACCACTGGGAAGGGGGCGCTTACTTTTACACGGGGGAGGGGCAACGCGGGCCGATGACCTTGACCCGCGGCAATCGGGCCATTGCTGAGCATGCTGTGGACGGCCGCGCGCTGTACTTGTTCAAGTCTCTCGGTAAAGGGAATGGCTACGCCTACATGGGCGAGTTTTCATGCGCCGACATGTTTACGAGAACCCAGCCGGATGTGGACGGACAGGATCGTGCTGCGCTTGTTTTTCGGTTGGTGCCTTCGGGTATTTCTAGTGGGACCATGCAGGCCGAAGTGGAGGATGAGGCTGACCTTCCCGACTCTCTGGCCGCCGCTCGATTGGCTGCGCTGGCTGCATGTAAGCCCGGTAGTGATGAAGTAGGCCAGTCCGCGCCACGTAAGATTTACCAACGAAGCCGAAAGGTCGCCCACTATGTTCTGATGCGCGCCCAAGGGGAGTGCGAAAGCTGTGAGAAGCCGGCGCCATTCATAAAAAAGGACGGCACACCCTACTTAGAGCCACATCATGTAAACCGGCTCTCGGATGGCGGGTTAGATCACCCACGTTATGTGGGGGCTGTGTGCCCGAGTTGTCATCGTGAGATCCACTCTGGGGTGCACGGGGCATCTGTGAATGAGCGGCTGAAGCAGCGGTTGGAAGTAATTGAAGGCTGA
- the rdrB gene encoding antiviral RADAR system adenosine deaminase RdrB, with protein MLVRSMQERALGALLGSEGTANVLYKHLVDWWQTQVCVGPTPINLDSLRKTLQDAIEADINARTGNRHRLNEVQRVSQDLCESLFLDRGESPIIDESIDALLVWDRDAKTLHFREEQVQRYAQTLSELDPTVLVTRYLANRATQANWSKQDLQEIVIRLKTLFVGPKFFSEAFAEGHVHLGGIAGEELVLAQLVLGHQWPAKFQVSELHVGRLRRIRRMLMALTDNWGSQRRETTQQEIVLLSAVSDDAQLVPRNPAIDWGFLLRGLSKDGEVDHARSPSVDEASESATDRWLLIQLAAEADKHNLQQAWIWLFFLLWRTYQRKSIKPSTRIAVLLVVADIMVLRRQMIMNGSGLRRFTDQFFSALRIDAASHGPWEKTAQHEAARRLFARHGDKAEIKLHMDRLSKGDTMAAFAQNVSAHMEMLARSKSQASVVDARMNHADPRSHWHICANFNRAKKSSRSTLWREAKALNAVLHSVPRWNLAPPEDFLKGQPEHTVHPTEIIRGLDVVGDETQWSTERFAPMLRWLRARTQSSRLRGGIDNFVVPTTKLHLSIHAGEDYAHPLSGLRHVDETVRFCHMRRGDRLGHALALGIAPDEWLKKHGEVLLSVDEHFDNLVWAWREAGKLKALKEAQCAQPRLEKRIARMLRYVSWYPWKEGMPEPTKEDIMRLYMAWKLRRNCAYKALSEISNTGIAEPELIVAAPELSKLREYLKKPSIHTSEGLYALRAHLEANSPTAPRKKAAQVRLTVLPHGHLTRRQALMESQPLESPHGSQRRSVIYLYDHDDPNDLRFMLAMQDICLERYSRLGLSIETNPSSNVYIGQLETHSDHPIYRWNPLNPADLEPGGQYNQFSLRKRSMPVTINTDDPGLIPTTLRMEHHLIHEAAIDHGHSKEMADNWIEQIRQQGMANFDRAH; from the coding sequence ATGCTTGTTCGCTCCATGCAAGAGCGAGCACTTGGTGCGCTGCTCGGCAGTGAAGGGACTGCCAACGTACTTTATAAACACCTGGTTGACTGGTGGCAGACACAAGTCTGTGTGGGCCCTACGCCAATCAATCTGGATTCCCTGCGCAAAACGCTGCAGGACGCGATAGAGGCAGATATCAATGCGCGAACCGGAAACCGCCACCGTTTGAACGAGGTTCAACGCGTTAGTCAGGACCTTTGCGAATCGCTATTCCTCGATAGAGGGGAAAGTCCAATCATTGATGAGTCGATTGATGCGTTACTGGTATGGGATAGAGATGCAAAAACCCTGCATTTTCGGGAAGAGCAGGTTCAGCGCTATGCGCAGACACTATCGGAACTCGACCCTACGGTCCTTGTGACGCGATATCTGGCAAATCGGGCGACACAGGCGAATTGGTCGAAGCAAGATCTTCAGGAAATTGTCATTCGATTAAAGACATTGTTCGTTGGGCCGAAATTTTTTTCAGAGGCCTTTGCAGAAGGGCATGTGCACTTGGGCGGCATCGCTGGAGAGGAGCTTGTCCTGGCGCAACTCGTTCTGGGCCATCAATGGCCAGCAAAGTTTCAGGTGTCTGAACTGCACGTTGGCCGCCTACGGCGTATCCGCCGTATGCTTATGGCGTTAACCGACAACTGGGGAAGTCAGCGCAGAGAAACCACCCAGCAAGAGATTGTGCTATTGAGTGCAGTTTCCGACGATGCTCAACTGGTACCCCGTAATCCGGCCATAGACTGGGGCTTTCTTTTGCGTGGACTGTCTAAAGATGGTGAGGTTGATCACGCAAGATCACCTTCGGTTGATGAGGCTAGCGAGTCGGCCACCGACAGATGGCTGCTCATACAATTGGCCGCCGAAGCAGATAAACATAACCTTCAACAAGCGTGGATCTGGCTGTTCTTCCTTCTGTGGCGAACTTATCAACGTAAGTCGATCAAACCCTCAACACGTATTGCCGTCCTGCTTGTAGTCGCTGACATCATGGTGCTTCGCCGTCAAATGATCATGAACGGAAGTGGCTTAAGGCGATTCACTGACCAGTTTTTTTCTGCGTTGCGCATTGATGCTGCATCACATGGTCCGTGGGAAAAAACAGCGCAGCATGAGGCAGCTAGGAGGCTCTTCGCCCGACACGGTGACAAGGCTGAAATTAAGCTTCATATGGATAGGCTGAGTAAAGGCGATACCATGGCAGCCTTCGCACAAAACGTGAGTGCGCACATGGAGATGCTCGCCCGTAGTAAGTCTCAAGCCTCCGTGGTTGATGCTCGAATGAACCATGCTGATCCGCGCAGTCATTGGCATATCTGTGCGAACTTTAATCGGGCGAAAAAATCTTCTCGAAGTACGCTCTGGCGTGAAGCCAAAGCGCTAAACGCGGTGCTGCACTCGGTGCCTCGCTGGAACCTAGCACCACCCGAAGATTTTTTGAAAGGTCAGCCCGAACATACTGTACATCCGACAGAGATCATCCGTGGCCTTGATGTTGTCGGAGATGAAACTCAATGGTCAACTGAGCGATTCGCACCGATGCTACGTTGGCTCCGTGCGCGAACGCAATCGTCCAGACTGCGAGGTGGGATCGACAACTTCGTAGTGCCCACAACGAAACTCCATCTCAGTATTCATGCCGGAGAAGACTATGCGCATCCGTTGTCTGGTTTACGTCATGTTGACGAAACTGTTCGGTTTTGCCATATGCGAAGGGGGGACCGACTAGGCCACGCGCTAGCCTTGGGAATTGCACCGGACGAATGGCTGAAAAAACATGGTGAGGTGTTGCTGTCAGTTGACGAGCACTTTGACAACCTTGTTTGGGCATGGCGAGAGGCGGGAAAGCTAAAAGCGCTGAAAGAGGCGCAATGCGCACAGCCCAGGCTTGAAAAGCGAATCGCCCGGATGCTGCGGTATGTGTCGTGGTATCCATGGAAAGAGGGAATGCCCGAGCCAACGAAGGAAGACATCATGCGCTTATATATGGCGTGGAAACTTCGTAGGAATTGTGCGTACAAGGCACTGTCGGAGATTAGTAACACAGGGATTGCTGAACCTGAGCTGATCGTTGCTGCACCTGAGCTATCGAAACTTCGCGAGTATCTCAAGAAACCATCGATTCATACATCGGAAGGACTTTATGCCCTGCGAGCTCATCTCGAAGCAAACTCGCCAACAGCTCCGAGGAAGAAGGCAGCTCAAGTGCGCCTGACCGTGCTTCCGCACGGCCATCTCACACGCAGGCAGGCGTTGATGGAGTCACAGCCGCTTGAGTCGCCTCATGGGAGTCAACGCAGGTCGGTCATATACCTTTACGATCATGATGATCCCAACGATCTGCGTTTCATGCTTGCCATGCAAGACATCTGCCTCGAGCGCTATTCACGCTTAGGATTGTCAATCGAGACCAATCCCAGCTCTAACGTCTATATTGGTCAGTTGGAAACTCATAGTGACCACCCGATCTATCGTTGGAATCCTCTAAACCCAGCAGATTTGGAACCAGGTGGGCAGTACAATCAGTTCAGCCTTCGTAAGCGCTCGATGCCGGTGACGATCAATACGGACGACCCGGGCCTAATTCCGACCACCCTGCGGATGGAGCATCACCTGATACATGAAGCAGCGATTGACCATGGCCACTCGAAGGAGATGGCAGACAATTGGATTGAGCAAATACGTCAGCAGGGGATGGCCAACTTTGATAGAGCGCATTAA
- the rdrA gene encoding antiviral RADAR system adenosine triphosphatase RdrA, whose amino-acid sequence MSSVPRQKSNNFIFFPLDQGERASHMTVSQLLPRTVYENLAQMLKESLPDLGSVMDHDDKERFVRDRGHMTIFLDGDRGTGKTTVIVNLPQYLEAAGVRERYEGLAEAVHVLKPIDPSQLEDGDDLFLNVVVAAVLGDEQIKAQRDEKPDLWQALHESLLELGSALQGKETQSDGVGLDRLRAFMGTQDLVGAVHDFFLKAAQLLGKRLLVLPIDDVDTTLHRAFENLEVVRRYLVSPVLLPIVCGDLSLYQEVTWRDTFRRLTVDVVHYHEQAKPLAENLAHEYLRKILPLHRRLSMPQVGEFLGNYNVLLGSENRSEGIPRLALPELDSWLRALLEGAVNNNENSRLRIPILTVRALSQLLSRVRTNIPALEKAFFNETTPLPETDLMRRISFTRRGRIPARRYSDKLEPSAPPASPTESNQVSLEQWQSALLNHFMFEPTAGAVCLVLLARQHWHEEKEGSIFDTPLFQPLQQTARPELRYIATRANLNWQADLDGRLPESWVSTLKDQAILPFATPEAGRAVVAASWEFKNEATDSQSAASRRVLIDLITHRNFYSTSKRAILICSGRVLELVVTSLIRDVSSVDVNRILADAPFHSAVRVAATKAVQFSLYEIESSDFDTDEESILSTRHGAGDLGTRSRNAAIQEIASAINDWRSSVQANRLASSPWLIYCALNKAFNQSPMFTRPLSVNEQPRAELLSDVAASGLSAFNSFWAALASFEKGPLFDLGSEVSNVNLLNRRGDFTRNDLFTQNIKPLVEMGDASVSGENVISVTWALDKHPLRLRLQELFGFAKEREDSTVNEVEAVDSRVYLLQALGLPTNQRRLTVQSIKKALTRNVPAGVTPKQFGEAILRRVYDLYRDISPLKTLRRAIDELGEEKSEAGDS is encoded by the coding sequence GTGTCGTCAGTGCCAAGGCAAAAGAGTAACAACTTCATATTTTTTCCTCTCGACCAAGGCGAAAGAGCGAGCCATATGACGGTGAGCCAACTGTTGCCTCGCACTGTGTACGAGAACTTGGCGCAGATGCTGAAAGAATCGTTGCCTGATCTGGGGAGCGTAATGGATCACGACGACAAAGAGCGCTTTGTCCGTGACCGCGGCCATATGACAATCTTTCTAGATGGCGACCGTGGTACAGGAAAGACAACCGTCATCGTCAACCTGCCACAGTATCTAGAAGCCGCCGGCGTGCGCGAGCGCTATGAAGGCTTAGCCGAGGCGGTGCATGTCCTAAAGCCTATCGATCCTTCACAGCTTGAAGATGGCGACGACTTGTTCCTTAACGTCGTCGTAGCAGCTGTGCTTGGGGATGAACAAATCAAGGCGCAGAGGGATGAAAAACCCGATCTTTGGCAAGCTCTGCACGAGAGCCTTCTGGAGCTTGGGAGCGCTCTGCAGGGGAAGGAGACGCAGAGCGACGGCGTAGGCCTCGACCGATTGCGAGCGTTCATGGGCACACAAGATCTGGTGGGCGCCGTTCACGACTTCTTCCTCAAAGCTGCGCAATTACTCGGCAAGCGCTTACTAGTGCTTCCAATCGATGACGTTGATACGACATTACATCGTGCTTTCGAGAATTTGGAAGTGGTACGGCGTTACCTAGTCAGTCCAGTGCTGTTGCCCATCGTTTGCGGAGATCTCAGCCTTTATCAGGAGGTAACGTGGCGCGATACGTTCCGACGACTGACTGTGGACGTCGTCCACTATCATGAACAGGCGAAGCCGCTTGCTGAGAACTTGGCACATGAATATCTGCGTAAGATCCTCCCGCTGCATAGACGATTGAGCATGCCACAGGTGGGAGAGTTCCTCGGCAACTACAACGTTTTGTTGGGCTCTGAGAACCGTTCTGAAGGCATACCTCGCCTAGCATTGCCCGAATTGGATTCATGGTTGAGGGCTCTATTGGAGGGGGCTGTCAATAACAACGAAAACAGTCGACTCCGCATTCCCATCTTGACAGTCAGGGCATTGTCGCAGCTGCTGTCCAGAGTACGAACTAACATTCCTGCTCTTGAAAAGGCGTTTTTCAATGAGACGACTCCGCTGCCAGAGACCGATCTTATGCGGCGTATTTCATTTACAAGGCGTGGTCGAATCCCTGCGCGCCGCTATAGCGATAAGTTAGAGCCCTCCGCGCCCCCCGCTTCCCCAACAGAGTCAAACCAAGTGTCGTTGGAACAATGGCAGTCGGCGCTGCTTAATCACTTCATGTTCGAACCTACCGCTGGTGCAGTTTGTCTCGTCTTGCTGGCGAGGCAGCACTGGCATGAAGAGAAGGAGGGATCGATATTCGATACGCCGCTGTTTCAACCGTTGCAACAGACCGCTCGCCCTGAACTGAGGTATATCGCGACGAGAGCGAATCTCAACTGGCAAGCGGACTTGGATGGACGGCTTCCCGAATCGTGGGTGAGCACACTGAAAGACCAAGCTATTCTTCCGTTCGCTACCCCCGAAGCTGGCCGCGCAGTGGTAGCCGCATCCTGGGAATTCAAAAATGAGGCGACTGACTCTCAATCTGCTGCAAGCAGGCGGGTTCTGATTGATCTAATCACGCATCGTAATTTCTATAGTACGAGCAAGCGCGCTATTTTGATCTGCAGTGGACGTGTGCTCGAGTTGGTTGTGACAAGTCTTATCCGAGATGTATCGAGCGTTGATGTCAATCGCATCCTAGCTGACGCTCCCTTTCACAGCGCTGTACGTGTTGCGGCGACTAAAGCCGTGCAGTTCTCGCTGTATGAGATTGAGTCATCCGATTTCGACACTGATGAGGAGTCCATCTTGTCCACACGACATGGTGCAGGTGACCTTGGCACACGAAGCAGAAATGCCGCGATCCAGGAGATTGCGAGCGCTATAAATGACTGGAGGAGTAGCGTTCAGGCTAACCGTCTGGCAAGTTCGCCATGGCTGATTTATTGCGCGTTGAACAAAGCATTCAATCAGTCGCCAATGTTCACTCGCCCCTTGTCAGTGAATGAACAGCCAAGGGCAGAGTTGCTAAGCGATGTCGCTGCGTCTGGACTTTCTGCGTTCAATTCATTCTGGGCCGCGCTGGCCAGTTTTGAGAAAGGACCGTTATTTGACCTTGGCTCTGAAGTCTCAAACGTGAACCTGCTGAATCGCCGGGGCGATTTCACACGCAATGACTTGTTCACGCAGAACATCAAGCCGCTGGTCGAGATGGGGGATGCTTCGGTATCTGGAGAAAATGTAATCTCGGTTACCTGGGCACTGGATAAGCACCCACTGCGTTTGCGACTGCAGGAACTCTTCGGCTTCGCAAAAGAGCGTGAAGATTCGACGGTGAACGAGGTCGAAGCTGTAGACAGTCGTGTTTATCTATTGCAAGCGCTGGGCCTCCCGACCAATCAGCGCCGATTGACTGTTCAATCTATCAAAAAGGCGCTGACACGCAACGTCCCTGCGGGTGTCACTCCCAAGCAATTTGGTGAGGCTATTTTGCGCCGAGTATACGATCTCTATCGAGACATTAGTCCTCTAAAGACGTTGCGTCGAGCCATCGACGAACTGGGCGAGGAGAAGTCGGAGGCAGGAGACTCCTGA